One Ammospiza caudacuta isolate bAmmCau1 chromosome 27, bAmmCau1.pri, whole genome shotgun sequence genomic window, gagccccACCAGGGCCCTTCTCTATCCCTTTTCCCACCTGCAAACCCTGGATGTTGTCTCTTTGCTCTCTCTGGCCTGGTATGAGCTAGGCTTCATCTTGCCCACGGCTGAGCATCATTCCCTACCTGCCAGCTCCTCAACAGGTCCTCTCACCCCTGCAGCATCACATGGGTGTTGGAGTGaagccccctggcagggagtTAATGCATCCTTGCAGACACTCCTGCAGATGCTTTGGGGCAGCAGGAGTGGAAAGGATGAATTTCCAAGGGTACACAGTGACACCCATAGCCCTGCCAGGGATTGTCTGCCTCTTCCCATCACCTTAATCCAGGGTGTTGTTGACATCTTGAGCAGACACTAAACTCAGTGGCTGATTTTGGCTCGGCTTCAAAtccagggaaaggaggggagTGAAAGGGCACAAGTCCAGAAATGTGCTGGTGGTGGTTGGCACCAATGTCCCAGGAAAGCCCGGGCTCTGTCAATGGCTGTGGGGACTCTGGGAGATACCTGCTGCTACCAGTCCTGAAGGTCAGAGGCTGGTGAGCCTTTGGGGGAGAATCAAAGGCCACAAAATGCCTGTGGAGCCtaggggcaggaggagctcctCTGACACAGACCAGAGTGGGAGGCCCTGTGGTTCCTGCTGCCAACGGCCGGTGTGACAAGTGGCTGGGACAGTGCAGCCTGGTGTCACCCTTGGCTCCTCCTCTCTCAGGCACAAGCATCTTGGCAGCTTTAGGATTCCCTGGGCAGAGAAAACTGCAGCCAAGTACCCActtggctgggacacgctgcagcctggggagcctgggggaTGCTGGCGGGGAGCAGTGGGCACCAGGGCCTCCCCTCTGCCCCGTGTGCCCCCATGGTTGCCCAGGGCTGTCTGAGCAGTGTCCCACAACCACAGGAAATGGAACACAAAGCAGAAAGAGGAAATGGTGAAAAACAACATCATCAGATCTTTGAGCAGAACCACAACCACAGCACCGTGCACTCCTGGCATGTAGCCAGGGAGTGTACACACGTGTTCGCACCTGTGTGTGTATTTGAGGGTGGtgtcccaggctgtgcctgtcccagggggcagcagctgcttggggATGTGCCCCAGAGCGTCCCCATCACACCTCTGACACCTGCAGTTCCCATTTGTCCCAGACTAAACCAAAGGCTGAGCCCAAGTGCCTTGCTTAGCACCAGTTTTGGGGCAGCACCCACGGCCAGAGCTCTCATCATACCCTGAAATACTTGGCTCCATGTGGGGATGGGACAGATTTTAAATGTAACATTGCCCAGAAGAGTGACAAGTTAGTCTCCAGTGCTTCCTGCACCTCAGcaaggtgccagcagcagcactgatcCTTGGGTGGACAGGGCTAGGAAGAGGGAAGGCAAAGGGCTCTCTGAAACCAACGACACCAccacctcctgcagctcctgccgtGTCCATGTGaaatccctcctgccctgccaagggccggtggctgcagccagagcacgtGCCATGgatttgtgctgtgctgtggagctgggagccagctcagccctcagggaagcagggaggcactgcccagacagccctggcagctccaggtgctCTGGACTAAATGCTCAGAGCTGCCAACCCCGGGGCCACTTGCCCGAACAcagaaacagcttccaaatctGCAGGGGAGCCCTGGTGCTTTTATATGGAAGCCCTTCATTCAGGGACGGGGAGAGGTGCCAAGGACCCACATGCCACAAGCCAGGGGTGCCCCTGCTTTCCACTCCCACATCCCTCATGCAGTGGCCATGTCCAGCTGCTGGCTTATAACTGTGGTTgttcagctctgctcaggcagtgacagcactgagtgccaccagCAACACTCCTGGTCCAGGCTCCTGTTCAATGCCAGGGTGGGTTTTGTCCCCTCATGGTGGGTTTTATCTGGTTTAGTCACttggccctgccccagcacccaccttgctggggaagggcagagctgacAAGGCCTCCATGAGGGCTCTGGGACATGAAACTCATCAATCCAAATCCTTCCTCAAACAGGTTTTCCCTGTGACTTGACCCAGTTcctcagccactccctgcctcagtttcccctgtGCAGTGTTAACCCTGGTCTCAATGAGACCAGGTTCCACTAAACTCCATGTGGAGGATTCCAGGGTTATGTctgctggcagagccccagggtGCCTCCTGAGGCTAAGGAGCCCCAGGACTCtctgagctcagctgctcctcaccattTGGTACAAATTACctcctgcctgtgtgcaggCCCTGGACCCTGATGGTTTCCTTTCCTCTCATTCTGCTGCCATCCCAAAGCCCAGGGGTCCTTTATCTGGTGTCCCCTCTCTTTGCTGGGGATGTAAATCGTGCCTTCTGGTGGATTTTGGAATGAGGGCCACAGACCTAGGCAGAGCACTGCCattgctggggagctgcacaTGGGATCAGGTGGAGCTACAGCTGGGAGGTCCCTGTGGGAGGGATGCTGCCATTCCCAAGGCTGCCCTGGGGTCTCATGTCACATCATGCCACCGTGCATTGCTGGTGGCTTTGCCTGGAGGGTCTCTGGAGGTCTGGATCTGCTCCCAgacacacacagccctgtgGTCCCTATGATGTCCACCACTCCATGACCAAGACACTTTGCTGGGGATGGAGAACCCTTCCCTTCCTTGGAACAAATCTCCAGCACTGTACAGGGCCATTCTTGGCTGCATTTCCATGGGGCTGGATGGAGCAGGGCGTGGGCAGTTATGACCATCCAAACATGAGGCTGGTCCTGCTGTGAGCAGGCAACTGCACACCCCCACCATGGggaaatgttccttttttgGCATTCCCAGCACTGGTTGCATGgctggatgcagggatgcagtgTTGGAAGAGTTTTGTGGGAGCAGGGACCTTGTGAGGATGTGGGAACAAAAGCACAGATGGGCGGAAGTGGAGGATGTGGAGGAGGTGAAGGATGTGAAAGAtggggaggatgctgcagctggagtcCTTCCCAAACTCGGACACTACCTGGGATGGTGTAGACCTGTGAGCAGGTCTACACCATCCCAGTACAGCCTACACTAACAAATTCTGTGGTTTttagtgacttttttttttctatctttgGAGCTTTTCTCCCTAGCCATAAAAGCTAATAAACCCAAGTACAAAacctgcatttttaaattatgataGCAGCTGCTCTCACACAATGAGCTGATCCTAAAGACTCCAGTTTAtgaaaaaaacctggaaataCAAGGAAATGGGAGATAAACTGCTCATGATGATGAGAACCacccacctggggctgggcagagctgtggtcCTGAGAGATAAAAGCAgggaatcccagactggtttggactggaagtgaccttaaagcccatccagttccacccctgccaagagcaggaacaccttccactagaccaggtcgctccaagccccatccagcctgggaCTGAATTTAGGGAATTCAAGGAAATTCCCAGACGTTCCATGTCTCTGAAACACCCCAGACGTCTGTGGCTCAGCGTCACCCTGTCCTGACTGGAGAAAATTACTCAGTCCCAGTCTGCAACCAGAGTAACCTCCAAgtggtgcaggagcagccacGCTTTGTTTTCCCCCTTTGCCAAACTGAGCAAGAATGAGCACAGAGAAAAGCTGATAAAGACATTTGAGGAAACTTGATAAAGGTACAAACCACATCCTCTCCAGCCTTTCCCTTGACTACGTGATAAGGACATGGGCTTTCTTGGCAGATCCCCACCCTACCATTCTGGGGGTGTTTCTTCTTTCAAGCCTCTCCCTTCCTGCCAGCGTCTTCCTGGGAATGGGATGCCCCAAACCGAGCACAGGCACCAGAGATATGTGCACAGCCCCAAATTGCAGCTCTATGAACTCTAACTCTTGCAGGGGTTATCCCATGTCCTGGACTAATGACAGCTCCATCCGGCAGCAGATCAGAGCCTCAGGCTGTTCCTGGGAATTCACTAAAGTCTGGAACTCTTTAGACAGAACAATGTTGTCCCAAACCCCAAGTCTGGCTGTGAAAACAATGTGACCAATTTATAAATCACCATACTGCCGTTTCTAGATTTCCCTTGAGGCCTAGTTGCTAGGAACACACCTGGGGAGGAGATAATGCTTTTCCAGGCTTTTTTGTACTTCTGACATtgtaaaactttttaaaaatacaaactaCATTTATCCTGAGATCATATGATGCCAGAAATCAGATTTCTTaaagaaaagcataaaaaaaccacaagaaaaatAACATAGGACAGCAATGTTGACCTAAAtgccccccgccccccccgcccTTAAAATGTACTGACACAGGAAGGAATTACCTGATGTGATTTCTCCAAGGGAATTTTCTGTTTATAAAGGACGAAGCCCAAGTCACACCCCAGTCCTTGCATTACAAACTAGTAACCAGAGCCAAACACAGAGTAGGTAGATCCAGTAAGATCTACTACATCCAGTAAGAATAACCCACAAAAGTATGTACGCCTTGACTCTGTAACATCCCTGAGAAGTTCCCAGCCCCGACCCAGACGAAGCCCAACCGGCCTGAGCGGCGCTTCCTATGCGGGAATGcgctgcagctcaggctgccgGCTCCTTTTCCCGTGAAATCACAGACCCTGGGAATGCAGAAAGTCCTGGGATTTGTAGAAGCAACAGGCAACATCTTCACTAAACGGTTATAAACAGCGACAGAGTGAACCTACCCCAGGTGCCGGCAGCGCAGAGCAGGAGGATGCCGAGGCTCACGGAGCGCGGATCCATCTCtgagccccgggctgggggctctgctcgGAGCGGCCCCTCAGGAACGATGGGCAGCGCTCGGGAGTCGCTGGAGGCTTTCAGCGGCTGAGGCGATGAatcacagggctgggagagtGACACACATGGCCGGAGGAAACTGCAGCCTCGTCACTTCGGAGTCCGGAGTGTCCCCGCCCGCTCTGCCGCCACCTCCTGATGAGGTTTTCACTCTCTCGGCTTAAACAAGGACCTCATAAACCTTGGCAGCGAGTCCTCCCTCGGCGCTGCTGACCTGCAGCCTCGGGGCTCGTAACAGGCTCTTTCCCATAGGCTCTTCCGCCTGGCTTTAATTCCTTGCAAAACCTTGCTCGCTCCTTCCTTTTATTAACTCTTGAAAGGCAGCTGGTTTTAAACCCCGTCTGAGCTGCTGGAGTTCAAGGATTTAAGGAGAAATAGAGCAAATACACACTGCTATGGAAGTGTGGGTTCTCAGCTCCCTCACCAGAGAGGGAATATCCCTGCTAAAGCAGAGCTGGAACTGAGGGAGACCCAGCCAGGAAGCACAGCTGATGGAACCAGTTTGGATACAAACCTGGACATCTCAAAGCGAGGGAAGCTCAGCCTGGGGTCACATAATTTGGACCTGATTTTCTTCTCGCTTgtactgtttttcctttttgtgtccTCAGGAATTGATCCTGTGCTGAACAAATCCCGGGATTGGGATCTGCATAGGGACTGCACCCACTGAAACATAAGAACTGCCTTTGGGTGTCTCTCAAAGGTGTTTTATAAACCTCTTGTTCCCCTGCAATACCAGAGTCGTAGTCAgagctggggaaactgaggcacttAGAATACACATTGGGAgcaaaagagagagaggggctggagtAATTTCCCTGGGATGCTCTCTCCCACTGGGTGACAGGGGTTGGGGACAATAATGACACAGCCCTGGGTCAAGACAACCCAGCACACAGAAATACCGAGCTGTGGAATACACGTTTTTGTGAGTGCCAAGAGCTGCAGCGACATCCTGGAGATTCTGGAGGCTACAGATGCACAGAGCTGTACAAGAGCCACAGCCTTGTGCTGGGAGATGGGATAACAGCGCTTGTCCCCAGACCTGGCAGCTGTCCACAAGAGGTAACAGTTTTTGTGAAAATGAGGTAGAATACAGACTCTTCCTCAGGACCTAGGGACTTTCCTTGGCTTTAAAAGAAGTTTTGGCTCCTCTTTGCTTCTCCACACTGCCCCACCAATCTTGAGGATCCTGCTGTCCTCCTCTGTGGGGATCATTGTCCACCTGGGATCCAACTCCCTTCCTAGGGCTTGTAAATGAAGATTTGGCAAGGGGCACTAGGAGAAGCCTATCAACCCTCCTGCAGTATCAAACAGGGCTGTGCCTTGGCTGAGACGTCAATACAAACCCTAAACCTGTTTTTGGGCATCTCTAGTCTTGCCCTGCTTCAGATCCTGGAGCCATATCTCACTGCAGACCCCATTAGCCAGTTTTAGGGCATCCAAATTCCTTATTTTCCTGCTTGGACATGCTGCCTATATGGCCTTTCCTATCATGTGGGTCTTTCTGCCCACACGGTTGCCTGTCCCCATGTGCTGCGCTGCGTCATCCTGTGACTGTGTCTGAGTGTTTAATGGAAAGGAAGATTAGTCTTAACTGTCTAGAGAGGACTATGACATCCTGTTTGGCTCTGCACACCCCCAGACCCAGGCCCTCTTCACCAGGGACtcatcctgcccagctcctggctgcccaAACTggcaagtgctgctgctcccaaaggACATGTTGCTCTGTGTGTCCTGGAATCCCCTGCCCAGAATGGGCTGTGATACTTTCAGCATGGTGCAAAAACgctaaagaaaaaggaagaagtaaCAAAATGAAGTATTTGACCTGCCTTCACCTTCCTGGGCTGGTCCTGTATGAGGACAAGGATGGAATGAACTCAATCCAAGATGTTTAGGTGGAATTTCCTTGCGAACAGCAAGAAGGTGCTGCTTGTCCTAAAAACATTGCGATGTCAATGTCctatccctggcagtgttcaaggacAGTTTGGACAGGTCTAGCAGAAGATGTCCTTGCCTGTGACGGGTGTTAGAATGACTTAAGGTTCTTTTCAACTGAAACCATTCCAAGATTCCACAATGTTACCTCCAGGCACTGCGTAATAGGCAGTGAGATGCTCCAGATTTTGGGATCCCTGGTGGGATGaaggcagaagccagcaggggAGTGTTTGGGAGCCCTGGCTGACCCATCACCACAGGCTGTGACCCAGGAGCAATGGGTGCAGCCCAAATCCATGCTGGGCTGTGCCGGGAGAGGAGATGTTGGAGCTGGAGCCACCAGAGGGAGCAGAAACTCCTTCAGTCTGAGACCATGCAGGGAGAGGatccccagtgccaggctggggcactGGGGATGCTCTGATTTCCCTCGGGATTGTCCCAGGTTAAACACAAGCAGATGCTCCTTGGATCAGggttttcctctccttcctgcaTAACTTCTGTTGCAACTGCTCTACAGAGTGGGCAGCAACCCAGAGAGAAATGCCAAATTCAGaacaaggaagaaaatgcaACAAGTAAACCCTGAACTGAACAGGTCTGAGCCCCTAAAGGCACAGCAGCAGACCAGGGGATCCCAGCTGCCCAAAAGGAAGATCACTTGACACTGTCCCTGCCAAGCTGCCCGCCACCCTCAGCCACCCACATGTTCCTGACTTGAGCTACAACTCATCAATcctcatttttgttttattaaaatccCCTCGAAGGCTGGGCAAAGGAAACAAGCCAGCATGTACATGGCTAAACCAGGGCAAAGTCCTCACATGGTACTTTGGGGGTAATCTGCCACTCTGGGCCATCCAGACAGACTTCCAGGCAAATGCCAACGGACAAAGCCAGGGAGCTTGGACATGGCACTcctgtgggcacagccctgggatgagCAGGGGTAGCAGTAAGCCTGACAAGCTGGGCACCCTGACTCATGGTGTCCCTTTGGAAGCTTATGCAGACACAGAGAGGGGAGTGATGGTGAAACTTCCCCTGGAATTGCCTTGGTGGGGCTAAGGGGCCTGTGatgccctgggtgctgcagtgACGCTGCTGTGGGACCcaaagctggggatggagcagagatCAGGGTGCAGTGCCTCACTTTGGAGGAGCTAAAGTGagaaggggaggaaagggagaCCATGTGCAGGGAGGAAGAAGCCCCCAGCCAGAGGAGCAGGATGCAGAGAGGGGCTGTATGCAGCTCTTCTCTGGAGGCACAGGACAGGCATCAccaagcagagctgggggtggaCTGGCTGGATAGGACCTCACTGCTCGGAGAAGGAGtgggtggcacagagcagcaagagGAGATCGGTGACAGCAACGCTGACCTGAGGCTTACAGGAGCCTTCGGGGGAACAGGGACCTGCCAGCAGTCCGGGATGAACATTCACCATGCAGGATGCTTTTGGGAGCAGgtgggagggctggagggagggatgaGCTGGGTACCACCCTGCAGGGCCTTAGGGGTGGGTCAGCCCCcacctgggggtggcacaggggtgggGGTGGCAGGGCAGAGATGGATGTGCAGCATGGGAAaggggtgggcagcagggtgaACATGAGGGGGAGGAAGGCGGGCCTGGGGGGAGGCTGGAAGGGGGTGGAgttgctgttttttctttgagCACAGTGAAGACTTTAGCTTGTAACTTGCATTTGTGGAGCTCCCAGCCGGCAGACACCAGCTCTCCTTGCAGCGGGAGAAACGCCGGGATCTGGCAGCACTGCTTCACTGTTTGGGGGCAGGttgggagggcagggggcatGGGGTGGTCCCCGGCTGCCATcctctcccccaaatccctttctccttttctctgcctctccttTTGCTTGTCTGGGGGCTCGTGCTAATGCTCTGCCACGAGAGATCTGGGATCCAGACCTCTGTCAGCTGCACGGACCGGCTTCCCACATGCTCACAGCCTTGAGGAAGTTCCCTCTCCATCCCGGGCACTGAGAGAGGAAGCACAGGAGGTTGCTTGGAGCTGCTGAACTCTGGCTTGTGAAGGGTGGACAGGGGGATAACAAGCTTCCCTTTTACCTTTCCTGAAGATTTGGGGTCACACATAGACCATGAATGGATCCTTTTTCAACCAGActctcctggagcaggcagctgaCCCCAACAGGACTCAGAgcttggggatgctcctggcCTGCTGCAATGGGACCAGCGCGGTGCTGGCGACGGATGCTGGCTCCTTGGTCCTGGCACCCGATGAGAGGAGCCTTTTCATCACAAGGGTGGTGCAGATTGCTGTCCTCTGCGTCCTCTCCTTGACTGTGATGTTTGGTGTCTTCTTTTTGGGCTGCAACCTGCTCATCAAGTCAGAGAGCATGATTAACTTTCTGGTGAAAGACCGAAGACCTTCCAAGGACGTGGGCGCTGCAATCATGGGACTTTACTGAAGCCACCGGGGTCTTGTAGGCAAGTGAACTGTATGGACCTGATGTTGAGATGCACATTCCCATGTGTTTGGGGCAACTGGGTGGAGTGAGAAGTGAGGGAGGGGTCTTTTAGTCTGTCTGTGTCCATGGGAAAGCAAATTTGTTTTTCCCAGTCAACAAAACGTGGTGGCAAATGGGAAAACCACCCTAGAGCTGTGTGAAGCACAATAAATGACCAGCATTGTGTTGCACGCAGAAATGGTTTAAGTTTTGCATGAAACTTGCAGAAACAGTGATAGTGTGGAGATCTGGACTCCTTACTGCTGTTACCTTGGATACCGCTACCTGGGATTTAGGgctaaaaaaaaggcaaataagtcgttacaaaaagaaaacaaaagaacaaactAATGGGACAGCAAAATACAGGGCACAGACCTCATCTTTGAGAGGGGCAGAGGAAGGGAAGTGTGGGTCATAGAACAAAGTCTGCATGTTAAAAAATGTCAGTCTGTTGTGTTTGGACCTTGAGCATGCATATTCTGGTAGTTTTGTAACAGGGAAAGCATGTTGTTCCATATTTTCCTGACCTATCCTGTTAAATAAACTGGTACCTTCTTCTTTTGCTCTATGGtggaggaagaaaagaacaTGGATAAATATAAACCCCTTTCCACCCTTAAAACAAAAGCATGCTTGTTTTTGTACATACTAGCCTCTTTTTCCAAGTGCTACGTTGTTACAGTCTTTGAGGTTTTGTAATTTTTGAAAACTGGTGaacattcaggaaaaaaacaacctgcTTCAAAAGAATTTTGTGCTGTCTTTATtacttctctgtgtgtgtgtagttCAGGAATTTCAATCTTAGTTCTAGGTATAGTCATCTCACCTTGAAGTGAAGTGTAATTAGAGGTATTTCTTTAAAGCAGAAACAACTATCATTTTTTGCAGACAAGTATCACTTTCCACAAGCAAATGAATTCATCAAGAACTGTGTATTCCAGGCTTGTGTTGAATACCTGCacagtgctgaaacacagactCATAAAAATGCTCTGAGTGCCTCTTGCCAAGCAAGATTTCAGCCTTTGAGTTAAAACCTCTAGCTGATGACCTGTCAAAGTTGAATTATGTGAGAGAAGGAAAGCTCCTGACCTTTGTTCTGTTATGGAATTACAGCTCTGGCTGTGGGTGTGAGGTagaaataatttgtgttttgttgcACCAACAATATTCCTGCTGAGTTCACTTCTGTAGTGGGAAAGCAATCCTGGATACTGGAGGAGCTGATGAGCTGAGCCACTTGGATGTAAATCTAGAGGAACAGatctctgcctttcccagagGGAAAAACATGATTAGAGAATGTTTTGTAATTAATCATTATTTGCTGAGTACCTTCTCAAGGTTCCCGCACGATGCAGAGCAGGACCAGTGTGGTGCTGTCTCTGATTGCTGCCACTGACCTGTTGCGTGTGTCAGCCTTAGGAGCACAGTGACAACGTGGCAGCAGGGGCAGAATTTGTGATTCAAAACTTTGAAATGTCCTCTTGGTGCCAGTGGAACAGCTGAATAGGCAGCTCTGGTTTTTACAAGCAGTTGCAGGTCTGCAGACCTGAGCCACCTTCTCAGTGAGAGGgtctgctgccctgctgccacgTGTAAAGTGGCCTCACACAGCAGACTGGAAGGGGATTTTGGTCCGTGCTGCTGCGAGGGGTGTTGTGACCATTGATCTCCTGGAACAGAGTGATGCCTTGGATGCAaactggcacagggtgcccagggcagctggggctgcccctgcatccctggcagtgcccaaggccaggttggacggggcttggagcagcctgggatggtggaaagtgtccctgctcacagcaggggttggaactggatgagcttttaagatccctcccaacccaaaccattctgggattccatgattccatggtctcTTTGCTAGAGTGCAGACCACTCCCattgcaggagcacagcctggtCAGACATCAGGGTAAGAcatgaaaaaccccaaagcatGCAATGACCCAGCTCTGCAAATTCTTGGGCTGTACATGTGTTTGTAACCTAAACAAATGtaggatctcagcacctcaggactgatgtgctgggtcgccgagaccacccttggggggctcggaggtcctggaatgttgccagaagtgtctggtggctggactttgatcctgcacaggagacaacacctgtatgaggatgggaggatctcactgggataaatggtgaagggataggtTAATTAGAGAGTGAAACACAGGTTTTAGAATTTCagtacaggggggtctagagaagtaagatggaggatttggggcgtgtcctgtccttcttcttcttcttcttggcctccatcttctgtggtggtggtggcactttgggattggcttttactaaaagtgcacttgtcaataagggtgaaaggtattggggaaaatagaTAAATATCTTATATGTAGttttgggtataaagataagtgaccgccccgggggctctcagtgtgctcatggctggcgtgctgtgcagacctctgtcgggccgagagaaaatcttgtagataaaaaactaataaacactgaagaccgagaaaaaacctgaagactctTTTCATCCTTTGGAGCacgggctgtccaaggccatcccgagcctttccaggccatcaGAAACAGCCGAGAACGGGACAAACAAACACATACTTGTGTTTGTATCTGCAtctccaggctgctgtgctgtcacagGATAACCCAGCTGCACCCACTGAACTCTCATCCCATCCTGCTTTCAGCTGGCATTTAGTCCCTCTTGCCAATCCATCCACCAGCTGGAGGTCCTCAGTTGGTGGCACCATCCACCTTTGCCATACTACAGCGCGTCCTCGTATGCTTCTGCCTTCCTTATGCAGGGTTGAGACGCTTAAAACACTTGCACACATCCTTATCCAATTAGATTCCCAATAAAAGGCTGATTACCCCACTGAGGAGGAATTATTTGTGGAAAAGAAGGCTGGCATCATGAAGGAATCCCTTGGGTCAGAGGTTATGGGTCTAAAGACCATCTTGAGGTGAAGTCATGGTTGCCTAAGGGAAGGTACTGAGGGTACCACAATGCTCCTCAGATCTCAGGGGAAGAGCTGTGATCTCAGATTCTGAAAACCCAGctgtcctgccccagagacATGAGTTCTGCAGCTGGAGGATGAGGTTGCTACTGAAGGGCTACTATAAAAGCTCTTTCTGCTGTCTCTCCCCACAAGCTGTAGTTTTTCATGTAACACCTCCTCATTTAGCATAAGCTCACAAGTGCCTACCAGCTCCCAAGAAAATTCAAACAGTTTTTTTGTAACTGTTATTTATGACtatatttttgatttttgttggCAATTGTTACGCGTAGCACAATAACTTCCAGAGTGCCACTGGGGTGCCAGGAGCTGTTCCAGCATGACTGAGAGATGCTGCTGGAGGgacaggaagggaagggatgtgCTTAGATGGATCATTCACATCAGTGGCAGACTGAGGACCAGCCATCAAGTCTCATCT contains:
- the RPRML gene encoding reprimo-like protein — encoded protein: MNGSFFNQTLLEQAADPNRTQSLGMLLACCNGTSAVLATDAGSLVLAPDERSLFITRVVQIAVLCVLSLTVMFGVFFLGCNLLIKSESMINFLVKDRRPSKDVGAAIMGLY